In Terriglobia bacterium, the genomic stretch GAAACCGTCGTCCGCGGTTTGCGCAAAACGGTGGTTGGAGACCTCATTGAGGACATATGGCTGAGCGGTCGCAGGCAGCCGCTGAAGTCCTCGCCCGAAGAGATCGCCTCGGTGCTGATGGGCGCGCGCATTGTCGGCGTGCGCCGCATGGGCAAGCACATCGTCATTGATTTGGTGATCGGGAGACCTGATGATCGGGTGATTGAAAGGCGGGGGCGCGGAAGAGAGTTGAAAGTTTCCTCCAGATCCCCAGATCGCCAGGTCACCAGATCGCCCGATTCTCACTTCATCGTTCATCTCGGCATGACCGGACGTCTGCTCGTGGTCACGCCCGACGCGTCCCTGGCCAAGCACACGCACTTGGTCGCGCGGCTGAAGTCGGGCAGGGAACTGCGCTTCGTGGATTCCCGCATGTTCGGCAAAGTGGCGGTTGTCCGCGAGCCGTTCGAAACCGCCGGGATGGAACCGCTCGACATCGGCTTCGAACGATTCGCCGGTCTTTTTCGCAAGCGCAAGACGCCGATCAAGAGCGCGCTGCTCAACCAGAACCTGCTGCGCGGCATCGGCAACATCTATGCCGACGAGTCGCTCGCCCGCGCCGCCATTCGTCCCCGCCGCCGCGCTGCCACGCTCACCCGCGCCGACCTGCACCGCCTCTACGAATCCGTGCAGCAGGTGCTGACCGAAGCCATTGCCGCCGGCGGCTCGTCGGTCTCCGACTACGTGAATTCCGAGGGTGAGCCCGGCTTTTTCCAGTTCCAGCATCGGGTGTACGGCCGCGAAGGCGAGCCATGCCTGACGTGCGGCATCACCATCAAGCGCGTGGTTATAGCCGGTCGCAGCAGCCATTACTGCCCGAAGTGCCAGGAGTAGCTCTTAGCTATTATTTGCGGATACGATTGCCATTCTGTCTGTTGATCCATCATTTCCATTTTGGTGTGTCATCCCGAGCGAGCGTAGCCGACTCTGAGCCCAGCCGAGAAGGATGGAGCGCGAGTCGAGGGACCTTGTGTTTTCCGGAACGAACCCAAGGTCCCTCGACTCCGCTTGGCCTCGACTCCGCTCGGCCCTCGCTTCGCTCGGGATGACATCGCGCGTCGTCGTGGGACATTAGCATGCAGGCATCAATAGCCTCGTTCACAAGAACCGTTTTCAGCCGTGCCGCCGGGACAAGCTAAGAGCTGATAGCTAAGAGCTAATAGCCGGGAGCTTGTTCTAAAATGTCAGCCATGCCATCCTTCGCCATTGGAGTGGACCTGGGCGGGACCAACCTGCGCATCGCCGCCGTGGACGAGCAAGGCGCGTTGCTCGAAAAAGTGACCCTCGGCACGCAGGTGGCGCGCGGGCGCGATCACGTCATCGCCGAAATGTGTGACGCCATACGCGAGCTGTCGGCGAAGTTCAGCCGCGCCGGGCACATGATCGGTGCCGGTATCGGTGTCCCCGGCATCATTGACCAGCGCACCAGCATGCTGCGCGAGTCGCCGAACCTCCCCGGCTGGCACAACTACCCGGTGCGCGACGAGATTGAACGCCGTCTGGGCGCGCCCGTGATCCTGGAGAATGACGCCAACGCCGCCGCCATGGGTGAAGCCTGGCTGGGCGCGGCGCGCGGCATGGACTCCATGTGCATGATCACCCTCGGCACCGGCGTCGGCGGTGGCATCGTGCTCAACGGGAAGATCTGGCACGGCATGACCGGCATGGCGGGCGAGGTCGGGCACATGACCATTGATCCCGGCGGTCCGCACTGCAATTGCGGCAACACTGGCTGCGTCGAGCAATTCGCCTCGGCCACGGCAGTGATGCGCATGGCGCGCGAAGCCATCGCCAACCGTGGTGCGCCGCAACTGGCGCGCGCCGCCAACGCGTCCGATGTCGAGTTCAGCGCCAAGGTGGTTTACAACCTCGCCATCCAGGGCGACCGGCCCGCACGCGACATTTTCAACCGCGCCGGGTGGGCCTTGGGAGTCCTGATCGCCGACCTCGTTAACATGCTGAACCTGAACATGTACGTGATCGGCGGTGGGGTCGCGGCCGCGTGGAGCGTCTTCAGCCCGGCGATGTTCGATGAGGTGCGCAAGCGTTCCATGGTTTACGTTGCGACCGCCCCGGTGGAAGCAGTGGCGCCGCCCGCGGGCGCCTCGGCGGACGCGGCCGCCGAAACCACGGGTCAGTCGACGGTCATCACGCGCGCGCTGCTGGGCAGCGACGCCGGACTCTACGGCGCCGCGCGCCTCCCGATGATGACTGGCGAGAAATCGGCAAATCGGCAGATCGCTTAGTGGCTGCCGACTACCACTTTCTCCAGCACCTTGCGCATCACCGCCACGCACCTCCGGTTTTGTTCCGGCGTGCCCACGGTGATGCGGATGGCCTGCGGCGCGCCCCATCCGCCGCCTAATGGACGGATGATCACGCCCTCGTCCTGCATGCGCTTGCCCACGGCGGCCGCGTCTTCGCCGACCTCGGCGTAAACGAAATTCGCCCATGTCGGCACCACGCGAAATCCCATCTCGCCGATTTTCTTCGACAGGTACTCCACGCCGGCGGCATTGTTCTCCAGCGTCCTGCGAATATGCTGCTCGTCCTGCATGGCAGCCATCGCGCCGGCCTCGGCTATGGCGGTCACGGAAAATACGGTCTTCAGGCGCGCGCAATACGCAATCTGCTCCGCCGGGGCGATGCCGTACCCGATCCGTGCTCCCGCCAGTCCGTGCGCCTTGGAAAACGTCCGCAGCACAACGACGTTCCGTCCCTCGCGCACGTATTGCAGCGAGTGCGTGTACTCGGCGCCGCGTTGCCGCGCAAAATATTCCGCGAAGTCGCAGTAAGCTTCGTCCAGCACCACGCACACGTGCTCCGGGACCTTGCTCATGAACCGGTCCAGCTCTGCCGGGGTGAGCAGCGTGCCGGTGGGATTGTTGGGATTGGCAATGAACACGATGCGCGTATCGGGGTTAATCGCTGCCATGATCGCGTCCAGATCGAACCTGTCCGTGCGCATCGCCACCCGGATCAACCGTCCTCCAGGTCCTTCGGTCGCGATCGGGTAAATGATGAACGAGCGCTCGCTGGTGATGGCGTTCAGCCCCGATGCCAGCAGCGTCCGGCCGAGGGTGATGAGAAACGAAGTCGTCCCCGCGGTAACTAAGATGTTTTCCCTGCCGATACCGTGCAGCGTGGCCAGGCGCTGCCGCAGCCCGCTGACCTCGTTGTCGGGATAAAGATTGGCTTCCTCAACGGCGCGCCGCATGGCCTCCACCGCCTGTGGCGACGGCCCGAAGGGATTCTCGTTGGACGCCATCTTGATGCAACGCACGCCGCTCTCCTTTTCCGCCTGGTGAATGGATTTTCCGGGAACGTAGCCGCCCAGAGCACGAACGTGTTGCGGAACCAGCCTCTCGAATTTGCTCATGTGTCTCCGATCTCAACCGCTGTCCGTAGTTTCGGGTTTCTAGTTCCTAATTCCAGAATCCGACTTGCGGCCCGGCCACCAGAAACTAGAAACCAGAAACTCGAAACTAACGTCTGACCGTCGCCTTCAAACGTCCCACCTCCGTCGGCGTGAGCGGCCGGAATTTTCCGGTCTCCACATCCAGTTCCAGTGGCCCGTAGCGCACCCGCTTGATCTTCTCCACGTGGTGGCCGACCTGCTCGAACATGCGCCGGATTTGCCGGTTACGCCCTTCGATCAGCGTCACTTCGTACCACGGGTTCGCCGCTTCCCTCAGCAGGCGAATCCTGGCCGGCGCCGTCTTCACCGCCTTCTCCCGTGGTTGCCCCACCCTCGTCTTGCCCGAGGGAGACTGCCCCGAGCGCAGTCGCGGGGGCGAGACAGGGTAGGTCTTTTTCTCTCCACGACGAAGCCCTGCCGGCAGCACGATTCCGCGCCGCAGCTTCTCAATCGCTTCCTCCGGTGGTGTGCCGCTCACTTTGACCCAGTATGTCTTGGGTACGTGCGTCGAGGCGTGCATCAGCCGCGCGACCAGCGCGCCGTCGTTGGTCATCAGCAGCAGGCCCTCGCTCAGGTAATCCAGCCGCCCGACCGGATACACGCGCGCTCCGACGCCCCGCACTAGATTCATTACCGTGGGACGCCTCTCCGGGTCGGTGACGGTGGTCACGTAACCCTTGGGCTTGTTCAGAACTAGATAAACGTGGCGCTCGCGGCCGTGCAGCAGCTTGCCGTCCACCCGGATGTGGTCGCGCTCCGGATCGGCCTTGCTGCCCAGTTCGGATACGATCGCGCCGTTCACCGACACGCGCCCGGAAGTGATTAGCTCTTCCGCGTGGCGGCGCGACGCGATTCCGGCGGCGGCGATGATCTTCTGCAGTCGTTCAATAGCCATGCAGTTCATTAGATGAGTTTTCCCGGCACGCGTCCAGCAAAAGCTGCCCCAAGGCGCCGGGGGTCGATGGTCGATGGCAAAAACCGGTCGACGTTCGACGGCAGAGCAGATGGTTTTCGGCGGTTTTCGGTGATGGGCAACAAAAGCAGTCTGGGGACGAAGGCGTGAACGCGAGGTCTTGTGTGGCCATCGCAGCGGTCGGAATCTGTCGGCTAGGCGCTTACCGGGAACGGCCAATGATCATCGTCAGATCATCGTGGCGCTCGCCGCACCGAAACTCTTCCACAATTTGTTCCACCCTTTCCAATAGGGACGCAGCCTCCAGATTTTGGTTCTGGCGCAGAGCGCTGAGGAGCCGGGCCTCGCCAAACTCCTCTCCATTTTTGCCGCTCGCCTCGGTAACCCCGTCAGTGTACATGCTCACAATATCTCCTGGTTCGATTGGCGTTTCGACGATTTCCCCTTCCCACTGGGGGAATAGACCCAGCACCGTCGCAGTCGCGTCGAGCCGCTCAACGCCGCCTCCATGGCGCAACAACAGAGGCGGACTATGTCCGCAATTGACGTATCGCAGCTTTCGTGTGTGGTCGTTGTAGCAGCCGAAGAAAACGGTGACGTATCGCTCGATCTCTGTGTGCTTGTGCAAGTGGCAGTTCACCGATGCCAGCAGTTGGAGAGGGTCACTGGCGCCGAGAGCACACTGCGCTTGCAGACTCCCTTGCAGATTGGCCATGAGCAGCGCGGCCGCTATCCCCTTCCCGGATACGTCCGCCAGCACAAACCCGACATTCCCCGGCGCGATCGGCAAGAAATCGTAGTAATCCCCTCCCACCGTTCTTGCCTGAACACAACGTCCGCAGTAGTCGAGCGTCCGCAATGCAGGCATCTCCTGCGGAAAAAGCCTGCTCTGCACCGTACGTGCACGGTCGATCTCCCGCAGCAACCGTTCATCTTCAGTTAATTCGGATACGTCCAGTTTCCAGAGGTTGACCTCGGGAGCCAGGCACTCCACGCCGGCCTGGTCCTCGGTTGTTCCCGAACCTACCCAGACTACCTGGAAGGGCGCGGTCCGGTCGGCAACATGAATTTCAATGACCTGCCCTAAATTCAGTTTTGCTTTGAGGCTGCCAAGGTGTGCTCCCGAGACTGACACATCGATAGTACGGCCAAGCTGCAAAGTGTGGTCATTACCCGGCTGGCATAGGCGTACAAGGTATTCAACTTTGTGGCGCTTATCTCGACGCTCCGGCCTCTTGTGGAGCTCAAAAGTCGAATCGCTGAACCTGCGTATTTGCTTCACGCTGTCCAGAAAAGCGCCACACTCATCCTCAGTAGCGAATGGGCCAAACTGCGTTGCGCGGTGCGCAAGAGGGGAGCCCGAGCGGGGACTCTCGATGATGTACCACTCGAACCTGTCGGACGCCTGCCGCCCCGTGTTGCATCCGGTCACATCCAAACCCATAACAGCTCCGCAAAGAATTCATAGCCGGCCTTCCTTCAATCACCGCTTGACCCTTGGCCCTAGGACTAAGGATGGCAGTGGGCAGACCGCACCCCGGGATTGTCATCGGCAATCGGGGCTTTCATACTGCCTGCGGCTCCGACACGGGAATAGCGGCGCTCCCTGGAGCCCGTCCAGTTGGCATTATTCGCGTACGCAGTGAACGAAGCCTGTACCGCAATACCAGAGGTACCACGCATTCGAGGAAAGGTGGTCGATTACCCGCGTCCACTGAAAAGCCGCGCAACCATATTGGGCCTCGTTCCAAAACAGGCATCCAAGCTTGCCGGCTGGGGGGAACGCTTCAGAATGGCCAGGTCTCCGAAAATTGGGCCGACATCCCGCTCGGCCAAATCGGGAGCGGACGGTGGCAAGTCGGGACCCCACGACGCCCAGCCTGCCCGGCCTCACGATCCGCTACCGCATCGAACTGGGCGACGCGTCCCATTAGGCTCCCTTTCGTCGCCCGCGGAAGCGGTTCGAATCAGATCAGGGTTCGACTTCAGGTGCGGTCGGCGCCGCGGAGGGTTGCGGCGGTGTCTCCGATGATTCGGTGGGTGCTTCCACCTGAACGTTGTCGGCGGGCTCGTGCGAATCAGGTACCGGCGCTTGTTCGCCCGCTGCCATGGGCTTCTCTTCGCCGGCCGGGACAACCGCCCCGTCCGTAGGCGCCGCCGGTTGGAACAAATCAGTCTGTCCTTCGCCCGCCAACGTCTCGAATTCCTCCAGGCTGGGCAGCTCGCCCACATCCTTCAACCCGAAGCGCAGCAGGAATTCCTTGCTCGTCTTGTAGAGGATTGGCCGGCCGATCACCTGCTTGCGTCCCGCGGTGGTAATCAGCTTGCGGTCGAGCAGTGTAGCCAGCACGCCGCTGGTATCCACGCCGCGAATTTCCGAAATTTCCGGCGCCGTCACCGGCTGTTTGTAGGCGATTACCGCCAGCGTCTCCAGCGCCGGCAGCGACAGCCGCATCGGTGGCTTCAGGTTCTTAGCGAAGTGGCGCACGATGTCGTGATGCTCGGCCTTGGTGCCCATGCGATAGCCGCCGGCCACCTCGCGCACTTCCACTCCGCGATCGCCATTCGCGCAGTCGGCGATGAGTTCCTCGATCGCGGCACGCACCCGCTTCTTGACCTCGGCGTCGAGCGCTGAACCCTCCAGACCGGCAGCGCTGAGCGCGTTTTCCGCGATCACCGAGTCCTTGAGCACGAGCGCGATCTGCTCCACCGTCACTGGCTCCTCGGCGGCGTAGATGATGGCTTCGATCTGTCCTTTAATAGCCATTGCGAATCTAACTACCACTGGCTTGACTGCGCTCGGTACTGGAGCCGTTTCGTCTTTTTGTGTAGCCGATGTCATCCCGAGCGGGGGAGGGCTCCCGCGCGTTTTTTCCAGCGCGAGAAACCCGAGTCGAGGGATCTCGGTGTTTCCTGTCTCGGCTACACCAATTCTGAAACTAACTATTTCCAGTCGTCGCGCATCGCCGCCGCTCCGCCCTCCCCGAACACCGCGTCGAACATTGTATTTTTCTTCACGATGATGTCGGAGAAAACCTTGTCCTGGCGCAGCAGGATGGCCTGCAGACGCACCATCTCCAGCAGCGCGAGAAACGCGCAGATCAGCGCCGGTCGCGATTGCAGCGCGCTCAGCACCCGCTTCAGGCGCATGGGGCGGTCTTCGATCATCAGCCGCTGGCGGAAAAAGTCCATCATCTGGGCTACCGTGACGCGCTCCTCGTCCACGTCAATCACCGGCCTCGCTTTCGCGCGCTCCACGATTTGCTGGAACACCCTGACTAGGTCCACCACGTCGGCGGCCAACTCAGGCTCCGCTCCGGGATCGTCCTTGAATTCCTTCAGCGCCGGGTTGGACCATACCGCGTCTTCGATCTGCGATTTCTGCAGCAACATCTGCGCCGCCGTCTTGAAGCGCTCGTGCTCCAGCAGCCGGTTGACCAGCTCCATCCGCGGGTCTCCCTCCTGGTCTTCGGGCGCCGACGGATCCCGCGGCAGCAGCATGCGCGACTTGATCTGGATCAGCACTGACGCCATGTAAATGAACTCGGCGGCCACGTTCACGTCGAGCTGCTTGATCCGCTCTACGTACGCCAGGTACTGCGCCGTGATCTGCGCGATCGGAATGTCGTAGATGTCGATGTCCTGCTTGCGGATCAGGTCGAGCAGCAGGTCGAGCGGCCCGTCATACACCTCCGCCACCGAGACTGCGAATGGGAAGTCGCTGTCACGCGTGTTCGGTTTTCTCGTCGGCTCTGATGGTTGCTCGTTATGCATAACGGACAAGTAACATCCACGCAAGTCCCAGACCGCCTAGATCACCGAACAATCTATACACTTCCCTGTCGGTTGTTTCTTCGGGTGGAGCGTTCAGAACCGCCTGAAACATTTCAGGGCGCGTTCCGACCCGGTGCAAATTGTTCCAAGACATGCCGGCAGCAAGTGCAACAAAGATCCAATGCGGCCTCATTCCTAACCACCAAAAGGCAAACCAGGCAAAGCAACCAGCTACCATGCCGTCTACGACGGCCGCCAAAAGAACATCAGCATGCTGCGCGAGGCGTCCGACGCGGATCGACACGAACAAATATCGAGCTATGAGTTCAGCTATGGCTCCGGTCCATAGCGACGCAAGAAGAACCAA encodes the following:
- a CDS encoding SpoIIE family protein phosphatase: MGLDVTGCNTGRQASDRFEWYIIESPRSGSPLAHRATQFGPFATEDECGAFLDSVKQIRRFSDSTFELHKRPERRDKRHKVEYLVRLCQPGNDHTLQLGRTIDVSVSGAHLGSLKAKLNLGQVIEIHVADRTAPFQVVWVGSGTTEDQAGVECLAPEVNLWKLDVSELTEDERLLREIDRARTVQSRLFPQEMPALRTLDYCGRCVQARTVGGDYYDFLPIAPGNVGFVLADVSGKGIAAALLMANLQGSLQAQCALGASDPLQLLASVNCHLHKHTEIERYVTVFFGCYNDHTRKLRYVNCGHSPPLLLRHGGGVERLDATATVLGLFPQWEGEIVETPIEPGDIVSMYTDGVTEASGKNGEEFGEARLLSALRQNQNLEAASLLERVEQIVEEFRCGERHDDLTMIIGRSR
- a CDS encoding segregation/condensation protein A — protein: MHNEQPSEPTRKPNTRDSDFPFAVSVAEVYDGPLDLLLDLIRKQDIDIYDIPIAQITAQYLAYVERIKQLDVNVAAEFIYMASVLIQIKSRMLLPRDPSAPEDQEGDPRMELVNRLLEHERFKTAAQMLLQKSQIEDAVWSNPALKEFKDDPGAEPELAADVVDLVRVFQQIVERAKARPVIDVDEERVTVAQMMDFFRQRLMIEDRPMRLKRVLSALQSRPALICAFLALLEMVRLQAILLRQDKVFSDIIVKKNTMFDAVFGEGGAAAMRDDWK
- a CDS encoding ROK family protein is translated as MPSFAIGVDLGGTNLRIAAVDEQGALLEKVTLGTQVARGRDHVIAEMCDAIRELSAKFSRAGHMIGAGIGVPGIIDQRTSMLRESPNLPGWHNYPVRDEIERRLGAPVILENDANAAAMGEAWLGAARGMDSMCMITLGTGVGGGIVLNGKIWHGMTGMAGEVGHMTIDPGGPHCNCGNTGCVEQFASATAVMRMAREAIANRGAPQLARAANASDVEFSAKVVYNLAIQGDRPARDIFNRAGWALGVLIADLVNMLNLNMYVIGGGVAAAWSVFSPAMFDEVRKRSMVYVATAPVEAVAPPAGASADAAAETTGQSTVITRALLGSDAGLYGAARLPMMTGEKSANRQIA
- the hisC gene encoding histidinol-phosphate transaminase, which gives rise to MSKFERLVPQHVRALGGYVPGKSIHQAEKESGVRCIKMASNENPFGPSPQAVEAMRRAVEEANLYPDNEVSGLRQRLATLHGIGRENILVTAGTTSFLITLGRTLLASGLNAITSERSFIIYPIATEGPGGRLIRVAMRTDRFDLDAIMAAINPDTRIVFIANPNNPTGTLLTPAELDRFMSKVPEHVCVVLDEAYCDFAEYFARQRGAEYTHSLQYVREGRNVVVLRTFSKAHGLAGARIGYGIAPAEQIAYCARLKTVFSVTAIAEAGAMAAMQDEQHIRRTLENNAAGVEYLSKKIGEMGFRVVPTWANFVYAEVGEDAAAVGKRMQDEGVIIRPLGGGWGAPQAIRITVGTPEQNRRCVAVMRKVLEKVVVGSH
- the mutM gene encoding bifunctional DNA-formamidopyrimidine glycosylase/DNA-(apurinic or apyrimidinic site) lyase, with product MPELPEVETVVRGLRKTVVGDLIEDIWLSGRRQPLKSSPEEIASVLMGARIVGVRRMGKHIVIDLVIGRPDDRVIERRGRGRELKVSSRSPDRQVTRSPDSHFIVHLGMTGRLLVVTPDASLAKHTHLVARLKSGRELRFVDSRMFGKVAVVREPFETAGMEPLDIGFERFAGLFRKRKTPIKSALLNQNLLRGIGNIYADESLARAAIRPRRRAATLTRADLHRLYESVQQVLTEAIAAGGSSVSDYVNSEGEPGFFQFQHRVYGREGEPCLTCGITIKRVVIAGRSSHYCPKCQE
- a CDS encoding rRNA pseudouridine synthase → MAIERLQKIIAAAGIASRRHAEELITSGRVSVNGAIVSELGSKADPERDHIRVDGKLLHGRERHVYLVLNKPKGYVTTVTDPERRPTVMNLVRGVGARVYPVGRLDYLSEGLLLMTNDGALVARLMHASTHVPKTYWVKVSGTPPEEAIEKLRRGIVLPAGLRRGEKKTYPVSPPRLRSGQSPSGKTRVGQPREKAVKTAPARIRLLREAANPWYEVTLIEGRNRQIRRMFEQVGHHVEKIKRVRYGPLELDVETGKFRPLTPTEVGRLKATVRR
- the scpB gene encoding SMC-Scp complex subunit ScpB codes for the protein MAIKGQIEAIIYAAEEPVTVEQIALVLKDSVIAENALSAAGLEGSALDAEVKKRVRAAIEELIADCANGDRGVEVREVAGGYRMGTKAEHHDIVRHFAKNLKPPMRLSLPALETLAVIAYKQPVTAPEISEIRGVDTSGVLATLLDRKLITTAGRKQVIGRPILYKTSKEFLLRFGLKDVGELPSLEEFETLAGEGQTDLFQPAAPTDGAVVPAGEEKPMAAGEQAPVPDSHEPADNVQVEAPTESSETPPQPSAAPTAPEVEP